ATGAAGTTAAAGGCAGAAAAAGTCCTTCTTAGCCCTCACTCTTATATCGAGAAGCCAATAATACCTTCAGAATATATCAAAAAAGTTAGAGAATCCCTCGGGCTTGAAGCAACTGGAAATTCAGTAACAGAGGATTTAAAAACAAAAGTTAGAGATAAACTAAAAACTGCAACCAAAGGTAAGCTCGAAGAAGCGCTTAAAGTGTTGGGGGAGTAAGGTGAATACCTCAAAAACAAAAAGTCGTCCCAACACTGTTCAAATGAAACTGTTTTGAAAACCTACTTGCAATCCAGTTTATAGCTACCCAACAAGTACAATGCATAGGAACGATCACCGATGGGTTAATCTTTTCTAGCTCCTGGATTGTTCTCTCGGTAAGCGGTATGAACTCAGGGCCTGTTAAATGGAATCCCCCCATAACAGCATAGACTGTATCAACACCTGTAATTTTTTTTGCATACTTAACAGTGTTGATTATTCCGGAATGAGCGCAACCCGTTATAACGACCAGCCCTTTCCCTCTTATATTCATTACCAATCCATGGTCATCCAGGATGAGGTCGGATTCAAAATTCCCTTCCCGTTCAATGATAGCCCCGGGCATCCCTTTTTCAAAGTCAGTGACTCGTTCTACCTCTCCTAGCGAAAATATCAACCCCGAAGCGAGGGCATGCGGTGTCTTCGTTTTGACAACATTGACCCCGGTTTTTTGAATAGATGACTCCTCTAAAATGGGCATCCCTATCTTGGCTCCTATAGGTAATGAAAGTGCCCGCGGTAAAAAGGCATCAGGATGAATAATTACTGAAATTCCACGGTGAGTCACTATCTCCAACACTTCAGGTAATGCCCCGAAATGATCCATGTGACCATGGCTTATCACTACTGCCTCTATTCCGGAAGTATCTACCGCTAACATCTCCATATTATGAGGCACTCCTATCTTTGACCAGCCTGCATCAAGTAGTACGCTGTGATCCGTACCATTCTTGAAGGCTTTAACCAGCAAACAAAGGCCGTGTTCTGCCAGGAGTGTATCAGAGGGTATTCTCCCTTCAACCGCCGGAGGTATCCTCTTTACCATTTCAGAAGGGGACTCACTCATCGGGAGGGTATGATCTGAATAGTTGTCTATAATTGTGGTGATTTCAAGCCTATCTGCTTCTTTTATTTGGATAGTGGGATTTTGTTCTCCATTCATATTGTGGTTCCTCCTTTAGTACGGAATTGAAAATTTACGTCTTCCGGAGAAGCTGATTGGCAGCAACCAAAAGCGGGTCGCATACCGGGCTAAAAGGCGGTGCGTAGGCAAGATCAACCTGTGAAAACTGAGCAATCGTCATTTTGGCTTTTTACAAGCCGGTTCTCTGTTTCTCCATTCCTGTCTGACCGTCCCCATATACGAGACTAACTCGCATAACATCTAACGAAAGGTTGTTACTCCATTTTTGCTTCTATCTCCTCTTCTCCTTTGGCGATTATCTCGACCGCAACCTCTTCAGTCAAGTATGTCGTTCCACACTTGGGACACTTCAATGCGTCAACAAAACCTGTCATCTCCAGATATGAAGACACCACCTCTTTTACTTCCATCTTCTCTTTACACTTAAAGCAGTACCATTCCTCCACTGTTATTCCCCCCCCAACTCCGTTCTGTGAGAATACGCTGTGTGTACTGTGTAAGCTCCATCTCCAGCAAGAGAATACTCCACATAAAACGTGACATCAGCAACTCTGAGCTTTGCCAGGAATTTGTCAGACCCCTGCTGATAGAGTTTCCCCTCTTTCGTTTCAGCGTTATGTTTATCAATGATCAGTTTCCCGTCCAGATGATCAATCTCGTGCAGAAATACTCTCGCCAAGAGTCCCGATGCCTCAAATTCTACGTCTTTCTCATTAACATCTCTTCCCCTGACTAGTATTCTGGCATTCCTTGTTATACTTACTGTAACGTCCGGTAGACTCAAACACCCTTCTTCCCCCATGGTATTCCCTTCGGATTCAACTATCTCCGGGTTGATCAATGGTATCAAACCGTAACCGGAGTTGACCACAACGACCCTCAAGAGTATACCAATCTGTGGGGCTGCAAGTCCAATCCCCTTATATAGATACATCCTCCTCGCCATGTCATCGATCATTTCCCTGTCTTTTGCATCAATGGCTTCTAGGGGGATCGCCTGTTGCCTTAAAACAGGATCAGGATATATTCTTTTATCGACGACTTCCTTCGAAAAGTATCTGATTATAAATGTTTTCTACCTGCCTTCTTGTCTCCTCCATCGATCCATCATTGTAGATAACGAAGTCGGCAAACTTCATCTTTTCGTTTATAGAAATGTGCGCTCCTATCCTATTTTTTGCTTCTTCCTCAGTAAATCCTCTTTCTTTCAATCTCCTTATCTGGTTTTCTTCACTGGCATAAACTACAACTGCCTTATCAACCAATGTATGCTTAATCTCAGCAGTTAGTAGTGGCACATCTTTAATTATTATAGCATTAGGGTCTTTAATCCTTATCTTCTTAACTAATCTTTCGTCCTCCCTAAATATCTCAGGATGAACTATCTGATTCAGCCTTTGTAACTTTTCAGGCTCCTTAAAGACTATTGCCCCCAATTTCTGTCGGTCAATAGTCTGGTCTTCGTTCAGAATATCTCTTCCAAAATATTCCACTACACCCTTCCACGCCCTTTTTTGGGGGAGCATCACCGCATGGCCAAGCACGTCCCAGTCAATCAAGTATGCCCCCAAATCTATAAAGAACTTAGTAACCGTGCTTTTCCCCGACGCAATACTGCCGGTTACACCAATGATAACCATCTTATGCTCCTGTTGAATCCTGTAATTTGGATGTCTGAACTGTTAAAGTAGTATCATTTCATGGAAGACATACGTTGAAGAAAGACACTATTTTTTGTAATTTCTCTTCCACGAGTCCCTCTTGTAAGCCAAATAGTCTTTTATTGCCTCTTTTAAGGTATTTGAGGCTAAAAGAGCGCAATGCTTGTTGTCTTCAGGCAGTCCACCCAATGCATTCAGGATAACCTCCTGGCTTATCTTTAATGCATCTCTTATATCCTTTCCAGTTGCCATCTCGGCTGCCATACTTCCAGCTGCAATTGTAGCTCCACAGCCGTCAGTCATAAACAAAGCTTTTGTTATCCTGTCATTCTTGACCTTCAAAAATATCTGTACGGTGTCTCCACACGGACCGGTTATATACCCAGCCCCATCCGGGTCTTGCATCTTACCAATGTTTTTCGGATTGAGCCAGCGATTTACAACCTCTTCTGAGAATGTCTCCCGGGCATCTTGAATAATAGATGCCTGTATCTCTTCAATCATCTTATCTACATCATAAGTATCGTCCTTAGCCATGCTTATGTCCACTCCTCTGTAATCTTTTTTGTCTATGAACAATTTCCCTTAATCTCTGCCGCATCTATTGCCACCAGAGCAGGGAGGGGTATCACAGCGCTCTTCCCTCCCGCAGCAAGTAGTTCCAGAGGGTCGGCTGCTGTCTTTGGATACGAAGGATGATACCGACATTAACTTTTCCAGATTAGAGCTCCCGCAACTCTTGCACAGAGAAAGATCACTGTGAGAACCAATGCCGGCCAATATTTCTGACACCTGCCCACATTGGCTGCAACGGTATTCATAAATTGGCATAAGTATTGCATCCTTAAGTCAAATAGTTTTCAGAAGATTGTTTAACTCCTCTGACATATGATGATCTGTAACGATCATCTCCAGTTCTTTTACCTCTTCTATCTCTTTAACTGCCTTTAGAATCTTGAAGGCCAGAGGAAAAACCAGTGGGCATACAGAAGAAGAGGGACGGAACTTGAAACTGACCTTACTTTCATTCGTAATCATCAGGTCTTTGATCAGCCTCATGCTGATTACATCCATCCCCGTTTCGGCATCTATTACAGTCTTTAATCTCTCGATGACCTTATCCTTTAAGTCCATCCTGAAGTTTAGCCTCTATCTTTTCCCACATCTTCTTAATTATCTCAGCAACAATTCCCGAATCATATTCCACTAACGCTTGACGCTCCACCATTGCCTTGGTTACAACAGGGTCATAAGGGATCTCTCCCACCACTTCTATGTTCTTATCTTGGCAGTAATCCTCTATCTTCCGTGTATTTTCCGGGTTGATGTCGCACTTATTAACACAGACCATGGCGGGGACATTGAAATGTTTAGCTACATCCAATACCCTTTCCAGATCGTGGATTCCTGAAAGCGTGGGTTCAGTAACTGCCAGAACCAGGGTTACACCAGTGAGGGCAGCAATGACAGGGCAACCTATACCAGGAGGGCCATCTATAATGATCAAATCCTTGTTTTCATCCTCGGCTATTAACCTAGCCTGCTGCCTTACCAGAGTAACCAGCTTCCCAGAGTTTTCTTCTGCGATCCCCAGCCTGGCGTGAACCATAGGGCCAAATCGCGTATCGGATATGAACCAGTACCCTGATAACTTCTCCCCCATTTTTATGGCACCAGTGGGGCAGGCATGCATACAGAGCCCGCACCCCTCACAGGAGATGGGGTCTCTCGTAAAATTATGGATAGCATCAAAACGGCAAACCTCCATGCAGATACCGCATTGATCACATTTGTCTTTATCCAAAGATGGGGCACGTCCTCCATAAAACTCTTTTCCTCTTTTTATATGTGGAGTCAGGATCAAGTGTAGATCGGCGGCATCCACATCACCATCGGCCATAACGTGGTTTTGAGCCAGTGCGGCAAATGCTGCTGTTATGGTGGTCTTTCCTGTCCCTCCTTTACCACTGATTACAGTCAGTTGCTTCATTCTCTCTTCTCCTGCCCTCTTTTTCTATCTCATAGTAAAGTTCTTGAAACCTTTTTTTGTTTTCAGGAAGCTCTTCTAGTAATGGAATGCCTCTGGAATATGCCTCCGCTATTCTTCTGTCCGCAGGAATTTCCAAAAGGATGGGAATCTTTTCTGTTTCGCAATACTGCCAGACCTTACGATCACCTATATCGGAGCAATTTATCAATAACCCTAAAGGGATGCCTAACTTCCTTACCATTTCCACTGCTAATTTAAGATCATTTAACCCAAAAGGGGTAGGTTCGGTAACCAGAAGACAGAAATCGCTCCCCTTTACCGCTTGCACTACCGGACATGAAGTGCCGGGTGAAGAGTCTATAATAACAGTCTTATGATTATTTATAAACCTCTTTTCTGTGCGGATCAGGGGGGGTGCCATCGGTTCTCCCACATTTAATATGCCGTGAACAAACTCGATATTTCCAGCCTTTCCCTTTTCGATTATACCGATCTCTCTTTCCACCTCTTCTATGGCACCCACCGGACAAATATATGAACACCCTCCGCAACCATGGCAGAGTTCAGGAAAAATGAGCACTTTCTGCTTTATAACTACAATGGCATTGAACTCACAGACCCGGACACACTCACCACAGTAAGTACATCTGGATTTGTCCACTTCAGGGACAGGAATACCTACGGAGATACTATCTTCTATTTGAGGTTTTAAGAAAAGATGTCCATTTGGTTCCTCCACATCGCAGTCCATGTATTGGGCATCCTTTAATGAAAGGGCAAGATTGACAGCAACCGTGGTTTTCCCTGTTCCCCCTTTTCCACTGGCAATAGAAATTATCATAATGGGCAACCTCTGAGATAAGAGAGGGCAAGAGAGAAAGGAGGACCCCAGGGTAGGTAGGAAGTACCCTGGAAAATGCATCTGCTCTCTGACTTTTACACTCTCTTGCCCCAGTTCTTTCTACTTTCTTACCATACTGGTGCCACATTTTGGACAGCTTATCTGGTTACATGGCGATCCTACGCGATGGGGGACTGTAGTGTTACAATTGGGGCAAATGCACTCTCCGCCGCGACCAGCGCCTGGCCTATTACCACCCATCCTTCCAGCGCCTCTACCACCCCTACCCATGCCTCTTCCTGTTCCTTGACCTCCCCCGCCGGGAGGCCCTGTTCCGTCTCCTCTGGGCATTTTTCTCACCCCTTCCTTTAATTATAGACTTTGAAAAACTCGCTTTCAGTCATTGCGAGGCGTGTGCATGCCGTGGCAATCTCTTTGATAATTAACACGTTATGAGATTGCCTCATAAGCCTTTGGCGGATTCGCAATGAGAAATTGGGCATTTTTCAAAGGTCTCAATTAGTGTCCATCAACAAATGAAACGAGGGAACTGATTATAATCGTCTAGCCCTTTTTCTTGAGGGCCTCTTTTACGTCCGAGATCCCTGTGGTTTGCTTTTTGTTAACAGGGTTTCCCCTTTCCTCCAGTTTATCTATCCTGTCCATGGCTTTTTCCAATTGAGATCTGAGTACCTGAGACTCCTCCTTCAAAACAGTAAGCTCATCAACCTTAGATGGCTGGCCTGGCCCCATTCCTCCACCACGACCCATGCCCATACCGAAGTGAGCGTCTACCGAGGGACCCGAAGCAAGGGGTCGCAATTTTCCGTTCTTATAGCCTTCTACTGCTTCTCTGACTTTTCCGGCAACTCCTGTAATTATACTTACACCGGCAGCCTGTAATGTGTTATATGCATTTGGTCCTGCATTCCCCGTAAGGACAAACTCTACCCCTTTATTGGCTACAAACTGGGCAGCCTGTATACCAGCCCCACCGGAAGCGCTAATGCTACTGTTCTCTATCGATTCAAATTGCATGGTATCCGGGTCAACAATAGTAAAGTACTGACACCGGCCAAAGCGGGGATCAACCTCGGCATCCAACCCTTTGCCGGTAGCACTAATACAGATTTTCATTTAATTCACTCCCTTCCAATGAGATAGGTTAGTTGGGTGAATTTACCACCCAAATCTTCTACCTCTACCCATACCTCTTCCCATACCAAAGCCTCTACCCGTACCTCTTCCCATGCCAAAGCCACCGTAAGGATAAGCCTGATATGGAGGATATTGATAGTTTCCGTATGGGTATCCTGCAAATGGTGCTCCGTAGTGATATCCCATATAGGGGTCTCTCCTTCCCGCAAAGTTGGGGTTACAAAATCCCCTCCCTCCCCCGGTCATTGGACCGAGTCCTCTTGGCCCTGTTCCATCAAATCCTGGCATACGTTTCACCTCCTTTTAGTGATCACATATATTAGCCCCGGTCACTAATCTGTCATTAAGGAAATCCTCAATTACATTATCTATCAAACCTGAAGCCCCTGTGATAACAATAATCCCTTTTTCGGCAAACAACCCTTGTGCCCTTCCACCCATACCACCGGCAATGATGCAATTTACCCCCTTTTCTGCTAAAAATACCGGCAAAAAGCCAGGCTCATGACCAGGGTTATCTATCAAATTCCTGGTTATTACCTTTCCGTCCTCTACCTTGGCAATGGTATAGGATCTGCAATGGCCAAAATGCTGGGAAACCATGTTGCCATCAGTAGCAACAGCTATCTTCATTGTTTTATCCCCCTTTATTATTAATGTTTTTTACCCTTCAACATCTCCTTCACCTTAGATATACCTGTAGCTCCCTCCTTTATTAATGCGGATTTTGCTAAGGAACCATTAACAAACCTCTCACATTTCTCACCAATCTCTCTAAAGGCTTCGGTTGCCTCTGAGTCTGGAACGTTCTCCACAAAGGGTATTCCCCTGTCAGATTTTTGAACGATGTCCGGATCAAATAATATCCTTCCAAGAAATGGAACCCGAAGTTCTGAAGCTGCCTTCTCTCCCCCCCCTATCTTGAAGAGATCGATAGCTTTTCCGCAATGAGGGCAGGAGAACCCGCTCATATTCTCAACAATTCCTACCACGGGGATTTTCAGCATCCGGCTGAAAGTTACCGCTTTCCTGGAATCAAGGAGGGCCACGTCCTGAGGGGTGGTTACGATAATCGAACCATCCACATTATTGATCAACTGGGCAATGCTCAAGGGTTCATCACCTGTTCCGGGCGGAAGGTCAACTATCAGGTAATCGAGATCACCCCATGAGACTTCGCTTAAGAACTGTTTAAATGCCCCATGCTTCAGAGGTCCCCGCCAGACGATAGGATTATCAGGGTCAGTAATGAGAAATGCCATACTAACTACCTTGAGATTTGGATTAAAAGAAACCGGTTTTATCCCATCAGGCGATCCCTCAAGCCTTTTCATGTCCAGACCCAACATCTTAGGTATATTAGGACCGTGTATATCTGCATCGAGTAGGCCAACCGCGAATCCATTTCCGGCCAGAGTCACTGCCAGGTTAGCAGCTACTGTACTTTTGCCTACTCCCCCCTTTCCACTCATCACCATAAATTTATGCTTTATCTTTCCAATCGTTTCCCTGAGTAATGCCTCGGTATGAGCATCCTTCTCCTCTTGTGAGCACGTGCCCTCTTGACCGCAGGTTTCACAGGTAGAGTCTCTATCACATTTCTCCTGACTCATAATAACCTAGCCCCCTTCATTTTTTCTTATCATTCATTGCCCATGGTGGCCCAAAGAATTTACCCTTTCTTCCTCTGAAACTCCTGCCTCCCCTTCTACATATCCTGAGGCCAGGCTCTAATTCCCCATTTAAAAACAGACTTAGTGCCTCGCTGGCCTCACCAGCAATCTCTGGAATAACCGATATCCCCAGATTTCTAAGCTGATTATGGCAGAACCTGTCTATACCCCCGCAGATAAGGGTATCAATCCTCAGAGAAGCAAACTGGTCAAACCATCGAGGAAGCGCCAATCCGGTCATAGATATCGTTTTTTGAGTTGTAACTTTGCCATCTTCTATTGTTAATATCCATATCTCCTGGGAAAAACCAAAACGGGGAGATATCCAATTGCCAAAAAGAGGTATGGCAACATTCATCTTCCACCTCCATTGTTAAGTAACAGCAAATAGTATGCCATGGACATTTTTTGGGGGGGGATATTTAAGAAAGATTATTGATTAAAACAAGTTGAGGGAATTGATGGGTTATGAGCAAGGGAGGGAAGGGGCGATATCTAGATGCAATAATACATCGTATCGCATGCAACAGTTGCATAAATGCAACCACAACCGGTATTTAAATGCCGTACTTCTTCATCTTTCTCCATAGAGTGGATCGGTCAATCTTTAATTCCTTTGCTGTTGCTACTCTATTCCCATGGTACTTATCAAGAATTCCCCTGATTAACTCTGCCTCAGCATCCTTTAAGGGATGACTCATGGCTGGTTTTCGTGGAACTTCTCTCTCTCTAAAACCCCTGGTAAGCTCCGGCGGCAGGTGTTTTATCTCAATGATTCTGTCCTTACAAAGGACAAAGGCATGTTCGATGATATTTTCCAATTCCCTTATGTTGCCGGGAAAGTCATACCCCATCAGAAATTCCATCACAGTATCAGAAACCCCAACGATAATCTTCCCTTTCCTTAGATTGAACTTGTGAATAAAATTGTCTATAAGAAGGGGGATATCTTCCCTCCGTTTAGCCAGAGGAGGGAGTTCAATCTTTACCACATTAAGCCGATAAAAGAGATCCTCCCTGAAGCTTCCGGTTTTAACTAAATCAGAGAGGCTTTTGTTAGTGGCGGTTATTGCCCTTACATTAGCCTTAACTGGGCTTATTCCCCCCAGGGATTCATATTCTTTTTCCTGTAAGACTCGAAGGAGTTTTATCTGAAGAGCAGGAGACATATCCCCTATCTCGTCCAGAAAGATGGTGCCTCCTTCTGCCAGGGCAAATCGGCCCGGTTTATTTTTTTTGGCATCGGTAAATGCCCCTTTAACATAACCAAAGAGTTCAGATTCTAAGAGTGTGTCAGGGAGTGCTCCACAGTTTACCTTTATATAAGGGTGGTTTTTTCGATGACTCAGGTTATGGATAGCCCTGGCAAAAAGTTCTTTACCAGAACCGCTTGGCCCCTGGATCAGGACTGTTGAATCACTTTCGGCAATATCCGGGAGTATATGGAATATCTCCTGAATTTGATGATTTTTGCTGATAATGTCCTCAAGGGAATACTGTTTGGATATCTCCTTTTTTAATTCTTCTTCTACCGAGATATCCCTGAAGGTCTCTACTGCCCCAATGACCTCTCCTTTCTCCTCTTTGAGGACAGCCGTGTTGATACTGACCGGCACTTCTTTTCCCTCTTTGTTCAGGATGTTGACGGGTAAATTGATAATAGCTTTGCCTGTCCTCAGGGTCTGTTTGAGGGCACAGTGAGTCTGGCAGATATTGGTTCTGAAAATATTGAAACAATACTGCCCGATAGCTTCATTTCTTGTAAATCCTGTAATATCCTCTGCCGCTCGATTAAAGGAGGTAATTTGGTCCTGATCATTTATGGTGAATACCCCATCAGCTATACTATCCAGTATAATATTTAAAAAGGAAGCCCCCTTATCTGCCTTCATGGTTAATATTATAAACTCAATCGGTAGATTTATCAAGGTTTGAGTGAAAGTTTTTCGGCAAACACCCGTTCTCTTTTTCGTTGACTTACTCCAATAGAGTTGGTTAAATAGTCTTTATTATGAATATTTTACTTATCGAAATAAATCCGTTCATACCTCCATCTGTCCCTATTTCCATCGCCTATATTGCAGCCTTTTTGAGGGGTCACGGGTTCAATGTAAATGTTATGAATATTGGAGAGAACGCCCCTTTTTCTCTTAATCTTCTCCATTCATATATCCGCGATTTTAAACCATCGCTGATAGGGTTTTCTACCTATCAGCGAAACATCCTCTTTGTTATCGGGCTGGCAAATTATGTAAAGTCCATTGACCCGAAGATCAAGATTGCAATAGGCGGCCCTCAGGCTACTTTTATGCCACCTTCTGCATTTCAATCCATCGGCTCTATCGATTATATATGTAGAGACGAAGGCGAAATTGCTCTTCTGAACGTAGCCTCGGCCATTAGAGATGGAATTGACAATACTGCAATATCAGGGAACTCCTGCAAATGCGAAGACGGTCTGTTTTACGATGGTCCCGGTGTAGAAGCCTATAGTGATCTGGACAGATACCCCTCCCCTTATCTTCATAACGACCTTATTAATTTCTCTAACCTTGAAGAGGCAATCCTGTTTACTTCAAGAGGGTGTCCCTATAGATGTGTCTTCTGTTATACACCTAACGCTTTTAAACGAAAGGTCAGGTTTCATTCTGTTGAGAGGGTAATAGAGGAAATTGACTGGATTTACCGTAAAGGCATTAAAAAGTTCTGGTTTGCAGACCCGAGTTTTTCCATCAATATTGATAGAATAGATCAACTGATGGAAGAGATTCTCCGAAGAAACCTTAAGATACAGATATGGCTTGAAACCAGAGCGGATCTTGTCAATGACGAGCTTATGAAAAAGATGAAAGCCACAGGAGTTTATCTTGTTGCCTACGGGCTGGAATCGGCATCGGGGAAGGTTCTTAAAGGTCTCAAAAAAGACATTTCTCTGGATGACATGCGAAGGGCAATAGAATTAACCCAGAATAATGGCATAGACGTAGAGTTATTTACTCAATACGGTCTTCCCAATGAGACCTTTGATGATGCGATGAAGACATTACAGTTTCTAAAAGACAATGATGTAAAAGTAAGGGGGAACTCTAACTCCCAGCAGATGCAGGTGTATTTTGGCACGGATGTATTCAACTCTTATCACGAATATGGTGTTCGTCCACTGGAAAAGAACATACCTGCATATATGTCCATAGGGAAACAGTACGAGACAGAACATCTGTCCTCTGAGAAACTTAAGAAAATCAGGTTGATATGGGAAAAGGAATCCCTTGATGGGGTGAAGAGAAAGGTTTCATAGGGTATAATACGTTATAATAAACCATATAATCATTTGTTGGGCTGAAATATGACAACTTCAATCGATACAATACTTTTTCGGGATCTAGCCAAACAAGATCCGAAAGATGTTTGCAGGCGGGCATTATGTGAATACGATGACGGGAAAAAGTATTATACCTTATCTGTATGGGGTGACGATTATGTGATATATCCTCATCAGTTTAAGATTGATCGTATTACCACTAACTTTCCAAGCCCTCATGATTATTTTCATCATTTCATTATACATTATCTTCTGAAATCAAAAGAAATTGAAATTTACAACGAATGGATATCCGAGAAAGACATTCCTGGTGGTGTTACATTTTTTCGTGGCCCTCATGAAATACCAAGTTATTTAATCTCTAGACAATATGCCAATGATATTAACGGATTCAGAAAAAGATGTGAACAACTTCACGGCATTTCACTTGACATGGCAGATGCGGCATACAGCTTTAAAATAACAACACACATTCCGGTGGCTGTTCTATATTGGAAGGGAGATGACGATTTTTCCGCTGAATCGAAAATACTCTATGATAGTAGCATTACTGAACATTTAACATCTGATATTATATTTGCTTTAGCAGTCGAAATTTGCACAAGAATAGGGAATCCCTTGATGGGGTGAAGAGAAAGGTTTCATAGGGGGGTATTGTCAAATTTATATCAAGATAAGCATGGGAGCAGGTCTTATTGACCGGTAAAGCGAGGTTAATATGAGCAAAGAATTAATAAGCGACAAGAGTTTAATAAACGAAATCAAAGAGTTAATTGAAAAAAGCAGACAACAGGTTGCCTTATCGGTCAACGCGACAATGAGCTTTTTGTATTGGCAAATCGGAAAAAGAGTAAATGAAGAAATCTTACATTATAAAAGGGCAGAATATGGAAAGCAGATTATTGCTACACTGTCACGACAATTGGAAATGGAGTATGGAACGGCATTTTCAGAGAAGAACCTACGAAGAATGATGCAGTTTGCTGAGGTTTTTCAGGATGAACAAATTGTCGTA
This genomic window from Thermodesulfobacteriota bacterium contains:
- a CDS encoding MBL fold metallo-hydrolase, which codes for MNGEQNPTIQIKEADRLEITTIIDNYSDHTLPMSESPSEMVKRIPPAVEGRIPSDTLLAEHGLCLLVKAFKNGTDHSVLLDAGWSKIGVPHNMEMLAVDTSGIEAVVISHGHMDHFGALPEVLEIVTHRGISVIIHPDAFLPRALSLPIGAKIGMPILEESSIQKTGVNVVKTKTPHALASGLIFSLGEVERVTDFEKGMPGAIIEREGNFESDLILDDHGLVMNIRGKGLVVITGCAHSGIINTVKYAKKITGVDTVYAVMGGFHLTGPEFIPLTERTIQELEKINPSVIVPMHCTCWVAINWIASRFSKQFHLNSVGTTFCF
- the def gene encoding peptide deformylase, which codes for MIRYFSKEVVDKRIYPDPVLRQQAIPLEAIDAKDREMIDDMARRMYLYKGIGLAAPQIGILLRVVVVNSGYGLIPLINPEIVESEGNTMGEEGCLSLPDVTVSITRNARILVRGRDVNEKDVEFEASGLLARVFLHEIDHLDGKLIIDKHNAETKEGKLYQQGSDKFLAKLRVADVTFYVEYSLAGDGAYTVHTAYSHRTELGGE
- the coaE gene encoding dephospho-CoA kinase (Dephospho-CoA kinase (CoaE) performs the final step in coenzyme A biosynthesis.): MVIIGVTGSIASGKSTVTKFFIDLGAYLIDWDVLGHAVMLPQKRAWKGVVEYFGRDILNEDQTIDRQKLGAIVFKEPEKLQRLNQIVHPEIFREDERLVKKIRIKDPNAIIIKDVPLLTAEIKHTLVDKAVVVYASEENQIRRLKERGFTEEEAKNRIGAHISINEKMKFADFVIYNDGSMEETRRQVENIYNQILFEGSRR
- a CDS encoding iron-sulfur cluster assembly scaffold protein; the encoded protein is MAKDDTYDVDKMIEEIQASIIQDARETFSEEVVNRWLNPKNIGKMQDPDGAGYITGPCGDTVQIFLKVKNDRITKALFMTDGCGATIAAGSMAAEMATGKDIRDALKISQEVILNALGGLPEDNKHCALLASNTLKEAIKDYLAYKRDSWKRNYKK
- a CDS encoding zinc ribbon domain-containing protein; translated protein: MPIYEYRCSQCGQVSEILAGIGSHSDLSLCKSCGSSNLEKLMSVSSFVSKDSSRPSGTTCCGREERCDTPPCSGGNRCGRD
- a CDS encoding iron-sulfur cluster assembly protein, producing MDLKDKVIERLKTVIDAETGMDVISMRLIKDLMITNESKVSFKFRPSSSVCPLVFPLAFKILKAVKEIEEVKELEMIVTDHHMSEELNNLLKTI
- a CDS encoding ATP-binding protein: MKQLTVISGKGGTGKTTITAAFAALAQNHVMADGDVDAADLHLILTPHIKRGKEFYGGRAPSLDKDKCDQCGICMEVCRFDAIHNFTRDPISCEGCGLCMHACPTGAIKMGEKLSGYWFISDTRFGPMVHARLGIAEENSGKLVTLVRQQARLIAEDENKDLIIIDGPPGIGCPVIAALTGVTLVLAVTEPTLSGIHDLERVLDVAKHFNVPAMVCVNKCDINPENTRKIEDYCQDKNIEVVGEIPYDPVVTKAMVERQALVEYDSGIVAEIIKKMWEKIEAKLQDGLKG
- a CDS encoding ATP-binding protein — translated: MIISIASGKGGTGKTTVAVNLALSLKDAQYMDCDVEEPNGHLFLKPQIEDSISVGIPVPEVDKSRCTYCGECVRVCEFNAIVVIKQKVLIFPELCHGCGGCSYICPVGAIEEVEREIGIIEKGKAGNIEFVHGILNVGEPMAPPLIRTEKRFINNHKTVIIDSSPGTSCPVVQAVKGSDFCLLVTEPTPFGLNDLKLAVEMVRKLGIPLGLLINCSDIGDRKVWQYCETEKIPILLEIPADRRIAEAYSRGIPLLEELPENKKRFQELYYEIEKEGRRRENEATDCNQW
- a CDS encoding NifB/NifX family molybdenum-iron cluster-binding protein, producing the protein MKICISATGKGLDAEVDPRFGRCQYFTIVDPDTMQFESIENSSISASGGAGIQAAQFVANKGVEFVLTGNAGPNAYNTLQAAGVSIITGVAGKVREAVEGYKNGKLRPLASGPSVDAHFGMGMGRGGGMGPGQPSKVDELTVLKEESQVLRSQLEKAMDRIDKLEERGNPVNKKQTTGISDVKEALKKKG
- a CDS encoding DUF5320 domain-containing protein, coding for MPGFDGTGPRGLGPMTGGGRGFCNPNFAGRRDPYMGYHYGAPFAGYPYGNYQYPPYQAYPYGGFGMGRGTGRGFGMGRGMGRGRRFGW
- a CDS encoding NifB/NifX family molybdenum-iron cluster-binding protein, giving the protein MKIAVATDGNMVSQHFGHCRSYTIAKVEDGKVITRNLIDNPGHEPGFLPVFLAEKGVNCIIAGGMGGRAQGLFAEKGIIVITGASGLIDNVIEDFLNDRLVTGANICDH
- a CDS encoding Mrp/NBP35 family ATP-binding protein — translated: MSQEKCDRDSTCETCGQEGTCSQEEKDAHTEALLRETIGKIKHKFMVMSGKGGVGKSTVAANLAVTLAGNGFAVGLLDADIHGPNIPKMLGLDMKRLEGSPDGIKPVSFNPNLKVVSMAFLITDPDNPIVWRGPLKHGAFKQFLSEVSWGDLDYLIVDLPPGTGDEPLSIAQLINNVDGSIIVTTPQDVALLDSRKAVTFSRMLKIPVVGIVENMSGFSCPHCGKAIDLFKIGGGEKAASELRVPFLGRILFDPDIVQKSDRGIPFVENVPDSEATEAFREIGEKCERFVNGSLAKSALIKEGATGISKVKEMLKGKKH